A window of Auraticoccus monumenti contains these coding sequences:
- a CDS encoding LacI family DNA-binding transcriptional regulator, whose protein sequence is MAAARVTIEDVARRAGVSNMTVSNVVNRRPGRVGEATRQRVQQAIDELGYRVNVTARQLRSGRTGTVGLAVPELTSGYFVELGHRLAERLAAHGLRLVLERTAGDLAAELDALSASRLDAYDGFVLSVVAGDAEALDSISPATPVVLIGEQTVPDRFDHVLMDNVDGARQATAALLASGARRIVLLGGSDDPAWSMPRLRTQGYRDAHRRAGAAVDEELVRSSSFTAGAAQQVVTDLAAEGRDFDAVFALTDSAALGALRALADLGRAVPGEVQVVGFDDVAAGRFSTPRLSTVDPGNEAMADAICDLLLERMAGDVDRPARVVMPPARLVLRESTRFS, encoded by the coding sequence GTGGCCGCGGCCAGGGTGACCATCGAGGACGTGGCCCGACGCGCCGGCGTGTCCAACATGACCGTCTCCAACGTGGTCAACCGCCGCCCGGGCAGGGTCGGGGAGGCCACCCGCCAGCGGGTCCAGCAGGCGATCGACGAGCTCGGCTACCGGGTCAACGTGACTGCTCGGCAGCTGCGCTCAGGACGCACCGGGACGGTCGGGCTCGCGGTCCCCGAGCTGACCTCGGGGTACTTCGTCGAGCTGGGCCACCGGCTGGCCGAGCGGCTCGCCGCGCACGGTCTCCGGCTGGTCCTGGAGCGGACGGCCGGTGACCTGGCCGCCGAGCTGGACGCCCTGAGCGCCTCCCGGCTGGACGCCTACGACGGCTTCGTGCTCAGCGTGGTCGCCGGTGACGCAGAGGCGCTGGACTCCATCAGCCCGGCCACACCGGTGGTGCTGATCGGCGAGCAGACCGTCCCGGACCGCTTCGACCACGTGCTGATGGACAACGTCGACGGCGCCCGGCAGGCCACCGCCGCGCTGCTGGCCTCCGGCGCCCGGCGCATCGTGCTGCTGGGCGGTAGCGACGACCCGGCGTGGTCGATGCCGCGGCTGCGCACCCAGGGCTACCGCGACGCCCACCGCCGGGCCGGTGCGGCGGTCGACGAGGAGCTGGTGCGCTCCTCGTCCTTCACCGCCGGGGCGGCGCAGCAGGTGGTCACCGACCTGGCCGCCGAGGGCCGGGACTTCGACGCCGTCTTCGCCCTGACCGACAGCGCCGCGCTGGGAGCGCTGCGGGCGCTGGCCGACCTGGGCCGGGCCGTGCCGGGCGAGGTCCAGGTGGTCGGGTTCGACGACGTCGCCGCCGGCCGCTTCAGCACCCCGAGGCTCAGCACCGTCGACCCCGGCAACGAGGCGATGGCCGACGCCATCTGCGACCTCCTGCTGGAGCGGATGGCGGGGGACGTCGACCGTCCGGCACGTGTGGTGATGCCCCCCGCCCGGCTCGTCCTAAGGGAGTCGACCCGGTTCAGCTGA
- a CDS encoding ABC transporter ATP-binding protein, which translates to MSAHPHPPDQLTDPGRPAPTPGDRREVVASAEDLTKVYGSGRTEVRAVSGVSLSLHRGSFTAVMGQSGSGKSTLMHCLAGLDRITSGRVFLGGHELSRLNDKQLTLVRRDKVGFVFQSFNLLPTLTAQQNIELPLDLAGRRVDPDHFRSVVDALGLGDRLRHRPSELSGGQQQRVAIARALLTRPDVLFADEPTGALDSATGEEVLAHLRHSADELDQTVVMVTHDAQAASWADRVLLMADGHLVDDLDSPSREQLLELLNPATGTTPRRRGPAGQGRPAVDEGATA; encoded by the coding sequence ATGAGCGCGCACCCCCACCCTCCCGACCAGCTGACCGACCCCGGTCGACCCGCACCCACTCCGGGCGACCGGCGGGAGGTGGTGGCCAGCGCGGAGGACCTGACCAAGGTCTACGGCAGCGGCCGGACCGAGGTGCGGGCGGTGTCGGGGGTGAGCCTGAGCCTGCACCGGGGCAGCTTCACCGCGGTGATGGGCCAGTCCGGCTCGGGCAAGTCCACCCTGATGCACTGCCTGGCCGGTCTCGACCGCATCACCAGCGGGCGGGTCTTCCTGGGCGGGCACGAGCTCAGCCGGCTCAACGACAAGCAGCTCACCCTCGTCCGCCGGGACAAGGTGGGATTCGTCTTCCAGTCCTTCAACCTGCTCCCCACCCTGACCGCGCAGCAGAACATCGAGCTCCCGCTGGACCTGGCCGGGCGCCGCGTCGACCCCGACCACTTCCGCTCCGTGGTGGACGCGCTCGGTCTCGGCGACCGGCTGCGGCACCGTCCCAGCGAGCTCTCCGGCGGGCAGCAGCAGCGGGTGGCCATCGCCCGCGCCCTGCTCACCCGGCCCGACGTGCTCTTCGCCGACGAGCCCACCGGCGCCCTGGACTCGGCCACCGGCGAGGAGGTGCTGGCCCACCTGCGCCACAGCGCCGACGAGCTCGACCAGACCGTCGTGATGGTCACCCACGACGCCCAGGCCGCCTCCTGGGCCGACCGGGTGCTGCTGATGGCCGACGGCCACCTCGTCGACGACCTCGACAGCCCCAGCCGGGAGCAGCTGCTCGAGCTGCTCAACCCCGCGACCGGGACGACCCCGCGTCGCCGCGGACCCGCCGGTCAGGGCCGTCCCGCCGTGGACGAGGGGGCCACGGCGTGA
- the adh gene encoding aldehyde dehydrogenase gives MSVYAAPGTDGSLVSYRSRYDNWIGGEYVAPVKGQYFENPSPVNGKVFCEVARSTAEDVELALDAAHAAAPGWGTTSPAERAVVLNKIADRIEQNLEMLAVGETWDNGKPVRETLAADLPLAVDHFRYFAGAIRAQEGTLSQLDEDTVAYHFREPLGVVGQIIPWNFPLLMATWKLAPALAAGNAVVLKPAEQTPASIMLLMELISDLLPAGVLNVVNGFGAEAGAPLASSSRIRKIAFTGETTTGRLIMQYASQNLIPVTLELGGKSPNIFFEDVTSAQDDFYDKALEGFAMFALNQGEVCTCPSRALIQNSILDSFLPEATERTKRIVQGNPLDPATMIGAQASNDQLEKILSYIDIGTQEGARIITGGERVDLGGDLSGGYYVAPTIFQGHNKMRIFQEEIFGPVVSVTGFSDFDDAMSIANDTLYGLGAGVWSRDTNTAYRAGRAIQAGRVWTNCYHQYPAHAAFGGYKSSGIGRENHAMMLDHYQQTKNLLVSYSPKAMGFF, from the coding sequence ATGAGCGTGTACGCCGCACCGGGGACCGACGGCAGCCTGGTCAGCTACCGGTCGCGCTACGACAACTGGATCGGCGGTGAGTACGTGGCCCCGGTGAAGGGCCAGTACTTCGAGAACCCGTCACCGGTGAACGGCAAGGTCTTCTGCGAGGTGGCGCGCTCCACCGCGGAGGACGTCGAGCTCGCGCTGGACGCCGCCCACGCCGCCGCGCCGGGCTGGGGGACGACGTCCCCGGCCGAGCGGGCGGTGGTGCTGAACAAGATCGCGGACCGGATCGAGCAGAACCTGGAGATGCTGGCGGTCGGGGAGACCTGGGACAACGGCAAGCCGGTGCGGGAGACCCTGGCCGCGGACCTGCCGCTGGCGGTGGACCACTTCCGCTACTTCGCCGGGGCCATCCGGGCCCAGGAGGGCACCCTCTCCCAGCTGGACGAGGACACCGTCGCCTACCACTTCCGCGAGCCGCTGGGCGTGGTCGGGCAGATCATCCCCTGGAACTTCCCGCTGCTGATGGCCACCTGGAAGCTCGCCCCGGCCCTGGCCGCGGGCAACGCGGTGGTGCTCAAGCCCGCCGAGCAGACCCCGGCCTCGATCATGCTGCTGATGGAGCTGATCAGCGACCTGCTGCCGGCCGGCGTGCTCAACGTGGTGAACGGCTTCGGCGCCGAGGCGGGCGCCCCGCTGGCCTCCTCCAGCCGGATCCGCAAGATCGCCTTCACCGGCGAGACCACCACCGGCCGGCTGATCATGCAGTACGCCAGCCAGAACCTGATCCCGGTCACCCTCGAGCTCGGCGGGAAGAGCCCCAACATCTTCTTCGAGGACGTCACCAGCGCCCAGGACGACTTCTACGACAAGGCGCTGGAGGGGTTCGCCATGTTCGCGCTCAACCAGGGCGAGGTGTGCACCTGCCCCAGCCGGGCGCTGATCCAGAACTCGATCCTGGACTCGTTCCTGCCCGAGGCCACCGAGCGCACCAAGCGGATCGTCCAGGGCAACCCCCTCGACCCGGCGACCATGATCGGTGCCCAGGCCAGCAACGACCAGCTGGAGAAGATCCTGTCCTACATCGACATCGGCACCCAGGAGGGCGCCCGGATCATCACCGGCGGGGAGCGCGTCGACCTCGGTGGTGACCTGTCGGGTGGCTACTACGTGGCGCCGACGATCTTCCAGGGCCACAACAAGATGCGCATCTTCCAGGAGGAGATCTTCGGCCCCGTGGTCTCGGTCACCGGCTTCTCCGACTTCGACGACGCGATGAGCATCGCCAACGACACCCTCTACGGTCTCGGCGCCGGCGTCTGGTCGCGGGACACCAACACCGCCTACCGGGCCGGACGCGCCATCCAGGCCGGGCGGGTGTGGACGAACTGCTACCACCAGTACCCGGCGCACGCGGCCTTCGGTGGTTACAAGTCCTCCGGCATCGGGCGGGAGAACCACGCGATGATGCTCGACCACTACCAGCAGACCAAGAACCTGCTGGTGAGCTACTCGCCCAAGGCGATGGGCTTCTTCTGA
- a CDS encoding alpha/beta fold hydrolase yields MTPSVLLLSGAGLPTWVWDRTREGLPVPSTVAPRPTSRSADVAAHARVALAAAPEGPLVVVAHSAGGVVAAELSGLAPDRVRGVLAVAAVVPAAGGSYASSLPRPLRLVLPALLRVAGTRPPEKALRTSLAAGVDEATAQRLVEDFAPESRRYFTSRVSTPLQAPVLGYVTTADDRQLPLAWQHRYLRRLEPGFTRHLPGGHLPMLEHPDRLREAVTAFLDLVAEGGP; encoded by the coding sequence ATGACGCCATCAGTGCTGCTGCTCTCCGGTGCCGGGCTCCCGACCTGGGTCTGGGACCGCACCCGCGAGGGGCTGCCGGTGCCCTCCACCGTCGCCCCCCGCCCGACCAGCCGCTCCGCCGACGTCGCGGCCCACGCCCGGGTGGCCCTGGCCGCGGCGCCCGAGGGACCGCTGGTCGTGGTCGCCCACTCCGCCGGCGGGGTGGTGGCGGCCGAGCTGAGCGGGCTGGCCCCGGACCGGGTGCGGGGCGTGCTGGCCGTGGCCGCGGTGGTGCCGGCAGCCGGGGGCTCCTACGCGTCCTCGCTGCCGCGGCCCCTCCGGCTCGTGCTGCCGGCCCTGCTCCGGGTGGCGGGGACCCGGCCGCCGGAGAAGGCGCTGCGCACCAGCCTGGCCGCCGGCGTGGACGAGGCGACCGCCCAGCGCCTGGTCGAGGACTTCGCACCGGAGAGCCGTCGCTACTTCACCAGCCGGGTCAGCACCCCGCTGCAGGCTCCCGTGCTCGGCTACGTGACCACCGCCGACGACCGCCAGCTGCCCCTGGCCTGGCAGCACCGCTACCTGCGTCGGCTGGAGCCGGGATTCACCCGGCACCTGCCCGGCGGGCACCTGCCGATGCTGGAGCACCCGGACCGGCTCAGGGAGGCCGTCACGG
- a CDS encoding FtsX-like permease family protein: MTALRLSLAELRHHPRRVLAIVVAVAISVAFMVASFSVVQTEYGAVGAQLARQYADSDLVVENPGVGTDSLQQAVTEVPGVAVAEPSWMAGSLVSAGERSTRAWVMSMAAEPRLQQADLGQGRWPTTAEEVALDPGTAEALGVGVGDALELTAVTGEGQAPAQVVGVAAPTPGLLTGTYPTVYAAPAWFTSPALSPEEELFVGELLVLVEPGTDPASLVVPLTQAVAGVPDAVVTEGATVQTTPEKAAAMSESLAGDASVITVLLLVFASIAMLVGALIIANTFSILVVQRRRRIGLLRAVGATSAQLRAGMLAEAAVTGLVGAVLGVLLGLGVTLAVAGWSGSLTYGLRLDPVALGGSALAGLLVTVLAATAAVARAARISPMEALRPVAAAAQQRRTTVIRVVVCSALAVVGVLLAVLSLPVGSAAVGLSGELVLVVAIAAGATLSLAVLGAAPLYVPALLRGLGVLTGRLGPVGRIASAGLARNPARAAATCVALMLTVGLTVTLQTGAATAQRTLLGDIQERFPVDVSLADTQGTDLDPGLVTRLTSVEGVTGSLTTSAVSVRAETDQGFSTYGTAFGVDPVAADAFLPEPLSGLDDRTAVLSPADGLAPGQQVTVTAETYDDEGEVVSSRSETFTTVISHAAHQNVLLTPAAVSSLLGGGTNTAGLWLDVDPRADVQHVSTAVTSITEGSDRSLVEGGALVDVAAYTQALDTLVLIATALLGAAVLISLVGVGNTLGLSVIERARESALLRALGLQRSQLRTMLLLEAVSLAVVGGVVGVLAGSFLGWLGASSLMVVLEQEEVQLAVSWPQTLGVLAVAVVAAALASVLPGRRAASAAPVEALAAE; this comes from the coding sequence GTGACGGCCCTCCGGCTCTCCCTGGCCGAGCTCCGCCACCACCCACGGCGGGTGCTGGCCATCGTGGTGGCGGTGGCCATCAGCGTCGCCTTCATGGTGGCCAGCTTCTCGGTGGTGCAGACCGAGTACGGCGCGGTGGGCGCCCAGCTGGCCCGCCAGTACGCCGACTCCGACCTCGTGGTCGAGAACCCGGGCGTGGGAACCGACAGCCTGCAGCAGGCGGTGACCGAGGTCCCCGGCGTCGCCGTGGCCGAGCCGTCGTGGATGGCCGGCAGCCTGGTCAGCGCCGGTGAGCGCAGCACCCGCGCCTGGGTCATGTCCATGGCCGCCGAGCCCCGGCTGCAGCAGGCCGACCTGGGCCAGGGCCGCTGGCCCACCACCGCCGAGGAGGTGGCGCTCGACCCGGGCACCGCCGAGGCCCTCGGCGTCGGTGTCGGGGACGCACTCGAGCTGACCGCCGTCACCGGGGAGGGCCAGGCACCGGCCCAGGTGGTGGGCGTGGCCGCGCCCACCCCCGGGCTGCTCACCGGCACCTACCCGACGGTGTACGCCGCCCCGGCCTGGTTCACCTCGCCCGCCCTCAGCCCCGAGGAGGAGCTCTTCGTCGGCGAGCTGCTGGTGCTCGTCGAACCCGGCACCGACCCGGCCTCCCTGGTCGTCCCGCTGACCCAGGCCGTGGCCGGCGTCCCCGACGCCGTGGTCACCGAGGGCGCCACGGTCCAGACGACGCCGGAGAAGGCGGCGGCGATGTCGGAGTCGCTGGCCGGCGACGCCAGCGTCATCACCGTGCTGCTGCTCGTCTTCGCCTCCATCGCCATGCTGGTCGGGGCGCTGATCATCGCCAACACCTTCTCCATCCTGGTCGTGCAGCGGCGGCGCCGGATCGGGCTGCTGCGCGCCGTCGGCGCCACCTCCGCCCAGCTCCGCGCCGGGATGCTGGCCGAGGCGGCGGTGACGGGCCTGGTCGGGGCCGTGCTGGGCGTGCTGCTGGGCCTCGGCGTCACCCTGGCGGTGGCCGGGTGGAGCGGGTCCCTCACCTACGGCCTGCGGCTGGACCCCGTCGCGCTCGGCGGTTCCGCGCTCGCCGGGCTGCTGGTCACCGTGCTGGCCGCCACGGCCGCCGTGGCGCGCGCGGCGCGGATCTCCCCGATGGAGGCGCTCCGCCCGGTGGCCGCCGCGGCCCAGCAGCGTCGCACCACCGTCATCCGGGTCGTGGTCTGCTCGGCGCTCGCGGTGGTCGGGGTGCTGCTGGCCGTGCTCAGCCTGCCGGTGGGCAGCGCGGCGGTCGGGCTGTCCGGGGAGCTGGTGCTGGTGGTGGCCATCGCCGCGGGCGCCACCCTCTCCCTCGCCGTGCTGGGGGCCGCGCCGCTCTACGTGCCGGCGCTGCTCCGGGGGCTGGGGGTGCTCACGGGCCGGCTCGGTCCGGTCGGACGCATCGCCAGCGCCGGCCTGGCCCGCAACCCGGCTCGTGCGGCCGCCACCTGCGTCGCCCTGATGCTCACCGTCGGCCTCACCGTCACCCTGCAGACCGGGGCGGCGACCGCCCAGCGCACGCTGCTGGGCGACATCCAGGAGCGCTTCCCCGTCGACGTCTCGCTGGCCGACACCCAGGGGACCGACCTCGACCCGGGCCTCGTGACCCGGCTGACCTCGGTGGAGGGGGTCACCGGGTCGCTGACCACGTCCGCGGTGTCGGTGCGCGCCGAGACCGACCAGGGGTTCTCGACCTACGGCACGGCCTTCGGGGTCGACCCCGTCGCCGCCGACGCGTTCCTGCCCGAGCCGCTGTCCGGTCTGGACGACCGGACGGCCGTCCTCTCCCCCGCCGACGGCCTGGCTCCCGGCCAGCAGGTGACCGTGACGGCCGAGACCTACGACGACGAGGGCGAGGTGGTGTCCTCGCGCTCGGAGACCTTCACCACCGTGATCAGCCACGCCGCCCACCAGAACGTGCTGCTGACCCCGGCGGCGGTGTCCAGCCTGCTCGGCGGGGGCACCAACACCGCCGGGCTGTGGCTGGACGTCGACCCCCGCGCCGACGTCCAGCACGTGTCCACCGCCGTCACCTCGATCACCGAGGGCAGCGACCGGTCCCTGGTCGAGGGCGGGGCGCTGGTCGACGTCGCGGCGTACACCCAGGCGCTGGACACCCTGGTGCTGATCGCCACCGCCCTGCTGGGCGCGGCGGTGCTGATCTCCCTGGTCGGGGTCGGCAACACCCTCGGGCTGTCGGTGATCGAGCGGGCCCGGGAGTCGGCCCTGCTGCGGGCCCTGGGCCTGCAGCGGTCCCAGCTGCGCACCATGCTGCTGCTGGAGGCGGTCTCGCTGGCCGTGGTGGGCGGGGTCGTCGGCGTCCTGGCCGGCTCCTTCCTCGGCTGGCTCGGCGCCAGCTCCCTGATGGTGGTGCTGGAGCAGGAGGAGGTCCAGCTGGCGGTGTCCTGGCCGCAGACCCTGGGTGTCCTGGCCGTCGCCGTGGTGGCCGCCGCCCTGGCCTCGGTGCTGCCCGGACGACGGGCCGCGAGCGCCGCACCGGTGGAGGCGCTGGCCGCCGAGTGA
- a CDS encoding DUF779 domain-containing protein, whose protein sequence is MGAAAGGADVRAERVGVTPAAAALLRQLTSQHGPLMFHQSGGCCDGSSPMCFAAGTFITGSSDLHLGDLEIGTEDEPVEQTVPVWISKEQYAVWGHTHITIDVVPGRGAGFSLEGPTGNRFLIRSRLFSPEEVAELQTSAVRPG, encoded by the coding sequence ATGGGTGCCGCCGCGGGAGGTGCCGATGTCAGGGCCGAGCGCGTCGGGGTCACCCCCGCGGCGGCGGCCCTGCTGCGCCAGCTGACTAGCCAGCACGGGCCGCTGATGTTCCACCAGTCCGGTGGCTGCTGCGACGGCTCCTCGCCGATGTGCTTCGCGGCGGGCACCTTCATCACCGGCTCCAGCGACCTGCACCTGGGCGACTTGGAGATCGGCACCGAGGACGAGCCCGTCGAGCAGACCGTGCCGGTCTGGATCAGCAAGGAGCAGTACGCGGTGTGGGGTCACACCCACATCACCATCGACGTCGTCCCCGGACGCGGTGCGGGCTTCTCCCTGGAGGGTCCCACCGGCAACCGGTTCCTGATCCGCTCTCGCCTCTTCTCCCCCGAGGAGGTCGCCGAGCTCCAGACGTCGGCGGTGCGACCCGGCTAG
- a CDS encoding alpha-N-arabinofuranosidase — protein sequence MTTSEARVVVDLDVTGPTISRHLYGHFAEHLGRCIYGGFWVGENSEIPNEGGIRLDVVEALKALGIPNLRWPGGCFADDYHWRDGIGPREERPSMINSHWGDVVEDNSFGTHEFMALCDLLGADPYVNGNVGSGTVREMSEWVEYLTRGGESPMVSLRRANGREEPWRVPFWGIGNEAWGCGGHMRAETYADLARQYATYCRDHGDNTLYRIAAGAADDDLAWTEALMKAVTCGLGCRTSPKHFFQAISFHYYTHAGDSIATTPATTFSDEQYYATMAKSLDIDRVIRAHSAVMDAYDPDRQVGLVCDEWGTWWKVEEGTNPGFLYQQNTQRDALVASTHFDVFHRHAQRLVMANIAQTVNVLQAMILTDPDTGALVLTPTYHVFEMNRGHHDAQLLPSHVLSTPSTSVGDTPLDLLSVSASRRDGSALLSLSNLALEDALEVSLDLRGVPFEVARGRLLAAEDPRAHNTPETPDAVAPSTLETRVEGTTLRVTLPPAAFATVELTLS from the coding sequence ATGACCACCTCCGAAGCCCGGGTCGTCGTCGACCTCGACGTCACCGGACCGACCATCAGCCGCCACCTCTACGGCCACTTCGCCGAGCACCTCGGCCGCTGCATCTACGGCGGCTTCTGGGTCGGGGAGAACTCCGAGATCCCCAACGAGGGCGGCATCCGCCTCGACGTGGTCGAGGCGCTCAAGGCCCTGGGCATCCCGAACCTGCGCTGGCCCGGCGGCTGCTTCGCCGACGACTACCACTGGCGCGACGGGATCGGTCCGCGCGAGGAGCGTCCGTCCATGATCAACAGCCACTGGGGCGACGTGGTGGAGGACAACTCCTTCGGCACCCACGAGTTCATGGCCCTGTGCGACCTGCTGGGCGCCGACCCCTACGTGAACGGCAACGTCGGCTCGGGCACCGTCCGGGAGATGAGCGAGTGGGTGGAGTACCTGACCCGGGGCGGTGAGTCCCCGATGGTGTCGCTGCGACGGGCCAACGGCCGCGAGGAGCCGTGGCGGGTGCCGTTCTGGGGCATCGGCAACGAGGCCTGGGGCTGCGGGGGCCACATGCGGGCCGAGACCTACGCCGACCTGGCCCGCCAGTACGCCACCTACTGCCGCGACCACGGCGACAACACGCTCTACCGGATCGCGGCCGGGGCCGCCGACGACGACCTGGCCTGGACCGAGGCGCTGATGAAGGCCGTCACCTGCGGGCTGGGCTGCCGCACCTCGCCCAAGCACTTCTTCCAGGCCATCTCGTTCCACTACTACACCCACGCCGGGGACTCGATCGCCACGACCCCGGCCACCACCTTCAGCGACGAGCAGTACTACGCCACCATGGCGAAGTCCCTCGACATCGACCGGGTGATCCGGGCGCACTCGGCGGTGATGGACGCCTACGACCCCGACCGCCAGGTCGGGCTGGTCTGCGACGAGTGGGGCACCTGGTGGAAGGTCGAGGAGGGCACCAACCCCGGCTTCCTCTACCAGCAGAACACCCAGCGTGACGCCCTGGTGGCCAGCACCCACTTCGACGTCTTCCACCGCCACGCCCAGCGGCTGGTGATGGCCAACATCGCCCAGACCGTCAACGTGCTCCAGGCCATGATCCTGACCGACCCGGACACGGGGGCGCTGGTGCTCACCCCGACCTACCACGTGTTCGAGATGAACCGGGGCCACCACGACGCCCAGCTCCTGCCCAGCCACGTGCTGAGCACCCCCTCGACCAGCGTCGGGGACACGCCGCTGGACCTGCTGTCGGTCTCGGCCAGCCGCCGCGACGGGTCGGCGCTGCTCTCGCTCAGCAACCTGGCCCTCGAGGACGCGCTGGAGGTGTCGCTGGACCTGCGCGGGGTGCCGTTCGAGGTCGCCCGTGGGCGGCTGCTGGCCGCCGAGGACCCCCGCGCGCACAACACGCCCGAGACCCCGGACGCCGTCGCGCCGTCGACGCTGGAGACCCGGGTCGAGGGCACCACGCTGCGGGTCACGCTGCCGCCGGCGGCCTTCGCGACGGTGGAGCTGACGCTCAGCTGA